The following is a genomic window from Colletotrichum lupini chromosome 5, complete sequence.
GGTACTCATAGCAAAAGTCGCACACGCGCTTCTGTGGCTAGCCTATCAAACTTTGCCGTTTCAACCTTGCCGCACGCGTAGTATCTAGAAGTATCCTAGCATGCTAAAAATATTCCCCTCGAAAGTATTGGGCACATGTATTCTTGCTTCCCCTACCATGCTGGCCTCATCAACCTCCAGAGATGATCAAGTAGCTGCATACTGGTAGCTCGTCAACCTACCTTAGTTGAAGCAGACCCAGGCGGACAACTGCGGCGTACTTGTCAGCCTTGGGCGGCTTACCTGTCAGTAGTCTCAGGGGCACCTTAGAGACAATCTCTCCCAACATGATGCCTGAGACCTTCATTGAGAATATCACGAATACCACCTGTAATGGCTGACAACTGTTAGCACAGTACTATCGATTGTAATCGAGTTATTTATTTCGACCCTCTCGGAAATCATCCTTCGGgcaatactttttaagccGTGGGCATGAGACTCCAAGCTGTTGTCAATGGCCTAATTGATCTTCCTCCGGGTGAAGTCAAAATTTTGATGGCTTTGTGCGGCGAGCTCAAGCTGGAACTCATGATGAGTCTCTCATTCGTATCCTTTGAAGAGACACCTCTCGTGCAGCTGGGCAAGCGAAGCACTGGAGACAATCCTCGACATGAGGTGCCTTAGCTAGCTGATTGACTGCTGAAGGTACCTTATTCAGAAGTAGGTAATCCGCAAATCATGCTAGAATACGATGAACAGGACAGCACGCGACAACGTTAGGACACCACCATACTCGTGCGGCTATCTCTACCACCAGAACGCGCTGCGTGCCTTATGTTCCGGCACGCCGGCAAAGGTACTAGCACTATGTAAACGAAGACGCGAGTTCTTATCTACACGCACCGAAAACCAAGTATCGTTCTCAACACACCTCGTGCGCCGATGCTGCCAGCACATCTCATAAGCCTTGCAAACACCAACTCAGGCCTCGCAGTAGGCAATATCGTCCGAGGGAACAAAAGTTCAAAAGTGATAGCACAACCTGGTTTCGATCCAGGGACCTCTGGGTTATGAGCCCAGCGCTCTACCCCTGAGCTATTGTGCTTGAGGCAGCCTGTTTAAAAGCAGATGCTTCGGTGAGGCGGGGCTGGGATTTATGGAGCTTGAACGAGTGTGAGTCATCGTGGGTGGATTCATGGCAGCCCCACCGGATTTGATGAACGGTCTTTTCTTAAGCCGTTGTTGTACGAGAAAATATTGCCAGCGCAACATCACTTTACGGAAGAGAGCATGCAAAGAGGTTAAGTTATAGGTATCTTGCGCAGAGTAGACAATATTCCTTTGGTCTAGATTTTGACATCTATGTAGCTAGTGGGCGGGCCAACACGCCATGGTATATTCGCAAGACATGATATTCATGAAAAATGCACAGACTCCCATTTCCTCTGACCACACTCAACGCGTCTAGAAGAGCCAAGAAAGGAAGGTTTTGTAGAACCAACCTCCCTTGCCGCCCTTGCCACCGTTGGCCTCCTTCTCGGCAGCCTTGCGAGCGAGgaactcctcctcctcgcggTCAATGATATCCTTTCCGGTGTAGAAGTCGGCCTCGTGGGGCTTGACGCCACGGGTCTTGTAGTAGAACTTGTGGCCGAAGATGAGGATGAGGTAGAGGGGAATGCCAAGGTAGCCGGTGATGAAGGTCTTGTACTTCTCTTTGCCAAAGTCGCCGCCAGTGAAGACATCGTAGTTCTTGGTGAGGGCGATGATGATGCAGAGGAACAGAGCGCCGTAAGAGCCCCAGATGCCGACGGGGGCGACGTAGGGCAGGATCTCGTCGGGGATGTTCTGAGCCTTGCGGGCCTTGCACCACCAGATGTGGGTGACGAGGATCGAGATCCAGGTCAAGAGACCGAAGATGGTGGTGAGGTTGACGAAGTAGCCAAAGACAGCCTTGGAGTCGTTGGACACGTTCATGAAAGCCAGAAGGGCGAACATGGCGGAGAAGCCAAGGGCGTAGATGGGGACACCACGCTTGTCAGTGCGCTTGAAGATGGCAGGGGCGGAGCCGTCAGAAGCAAGACCGTAGAGGGTACGGGAGGCGATGTAGAGATCCGAGTTGGATGCAGAGAAGACGAAGATGCAAATGCAAGCGTTGATGATGTGGGGGATGACCTTGACACCAGCGAGCGTGGCAGCGACGACGAAGGGGGAGGCGGAGGCACCGGTCTGGGCTTTGTTGGCGAAGGCGAGATCCGGAGAGTTGTAAGGAACGAGCATGCCGATGAGGAGGACACTGAAGCAGTAGAAGAAGAGAATACGGTAGAAGGTGAGCTTGATCGCGCGGGGGATCGTCTTGCGCGGGTTTTGAGCCTCAGCGACGGTGACACCGACAAGCTCAGTACCGAGGTAGGCGAAGGTGGCGTTGACCATGCAGGACCAGAAACCATAGAAGCGGCCGGCATCGCCAGTGTCGATGTACTCCCTGAAAGCACTTGGAGGTTGTTAGTTATGGAAACGAGTTGGTTTGGAGGGTGTAAGTTAGACATACCCAGGGTTCTTCCAGTAGCGGAATCCCTTGCGATCGTGGTCGGGGCCACCGCCCAGAGCCAGGACGAGAGAGAAGATGATGATTCCGACAATGGTGACGACCTTGAAACTGGAGAGCCAGAACTCGAATTCACCGAAGAATCTGATACCGAAGTAGTTGATGCAGACAATGGCGACGAGGAAGATAGCTATGAAGACACCGGGGTTGACCTTTTCACGGTCTACCCAGAACTGGATAACCAAGGCGGCGGCTGTGAGCTGGTTGGGAGTGACAATAATGTACTTGAACCAATAACTGAAAGGCAAAATCATAGTCAGCACTTGGTGCGGAGAAAGAATTGAGGTGAAATGGAGGGGGTATTGCGACTTACGTCCAGCCAAGGGCAAAACCGAGCGAGGGGTCGCAGAATCTCGAGGCGTAGCCAGTGAAACCAGAAGAGATGGGCAGCCAAGCAGCCATCTCACCGAGACCAGCCATGACGAGGAAGACGATGAAACCGACGAGAGTGTACGAGATGAAGACGGAGCCGGGGCCAGCCTGGGCGAGAGCCTTGCCGGTTCCGACAATGAGACCAGTACCGATGGCACCACCGATGGCAATCATGGTGATGTGGCGGGCCTTGAGACCACGGTGCAGCTTCGTGTCTTCGCTGGTCTCGAGACCGCGGATGTGGACATTCTCCTTGAGGTTGTCGTCGTAGGTCTGTGTTTGGTAGCCCGTCTTCTCGATGTCGTGGCCGCCGTGAGCGCCCTCCGAGGAGGACGCCCGCTTGACAAGGCCGTCGCTCATTGTTGCTGTGTGGCGACTGAGTGCGTCGTACACAGAATGGGATGAGACTCTACTTCTGGATTTGGGCGAAGACAGAAGGTTGGGGGATTGACAAGTGAGAGCTCTGGGAGCGAGAGGGATGGGAGAGAAATGAGAGAGGGCGAGGTACACAACGACGTAGGGAGGGGGGTTCGAGGttctttaattaagatttcaGCGCCGGCTCGCGGGACCAGGGACGGAGGCGCGATAGAGAGGCTGCCGCATATGAGGGAAGGGTATCCGTCCATAGGTAGCAGCTCGCATCCCGTTTTGACTGACACCCGGCGGCGCCATACCAGCGGGCGAGGCAAGACAGGCAGAATCATAGCTGTCGCTCACACATACATCCCATGTCGCTCGCAGGTTCGTGGGCTGGACCTGGCCTAGCTTGCTTGGGGGTCTTGATGGAGCCTGCAAGACTGGGGCACTGGCGTCGTGCGCTAAGATACACCCGTCAAGGATCCCTGTAGGCGTCGCCGAGTGGTAGTCGGAGACGGATGGTGCTTATGGAGTTCTACATTGTTTTGACTGTTGGTATTACCTTTGGATGTTGGTCGCACTATCTTTCGGTATCTCTTTTACGTTGCGTGTACATGCGTGCCCACAATGGAGACTACGGGGACCAAGGTACCCGCACCACGCTCGCGGTTCTTCGCAGGCTAGCCAGGTGATTGTGGAGAGATAGAGGGAGAATGTGTGTGTAAAGGCCGTGTCTCACAGACAGCTCCTCCATTCTCTCCGTTAAGCCAGTCCAGTCTCTCAGTCAGGGCCCAGCAGTAGTGTACAGTACCGCACTGGTCGAGGAGGGGACTGGAGGATGAGTGAGGGGAGGGGAATTGTGGTGGAGAAAAAGCCTGTCTACCGGGGTACGAATGGGCCAGGAAACGACAGTACGTAGTAAGACAAGGATAGGCTGATTCTGTGGATGGAGGGGGGCCGTGGCAAGGGTTCACTTGTCTTGCGGACAGGAAGCAAAGACAAAGGCAGCATGGGCAGTTGAGTTGTGGTTTGTAATATCTGTTGGCTGTGATTGGGCACTGGAAAGTTGCGTGTCCAACGCCGTTCAGCCTTGGCGAGCATCATCAGTGCAGTAAGATGGATGGGTGGCGGTGGGCAAGTTTGGAGAAGTATGAGTTGGATGTGTGGAGGTGATGGGAAAGCCATAGCTTCAGCGGGGGCTACGCAGTGAGTTGAGATGAAGAGAACAAGAAAGCAGAGATACGGATACTTGGCAGTCAAAGTCAATCCTTAACGCGGAGTATCGTCAACCGCCGAGCATGAGTCGTGATTCCAAGTTAGCTGTGCCTAGAAACTGCCCAGCTGTCCAGTCCTTCGCGAAGCCAGTTCACGCCAGTCTTACTCGCTGATAGGAAGAGTTGGGGAAAGCTTAGACGCGACAAGCAAAGGAGGATGAGCCCCGAAGTGCCTGAGCAAGCGAGACAGACCCTGGCTCGAGATGGGCAACGATCGGTGGTACCAAGAAAACACCAAGACAATGGCCGAATGCGCGGGATTCCTTCGACGGCCGGACGCAGCAGGTCGATGTGCCAAATTCCAGTTCTGCCACTTCGGTTGCGAGAAACAATTCTAGAGCAACGCCCGCAGAGTGAGCAAATCCACCAGGTGGTTTCCTCTAGCAGCTTAAGAATTGTCTTGCATCGAGAGATTTGACCCAGACTGTCGAAATTTCCACCGTAATACTAGTCGTACGGACTTACGCGATGATGCTTATCTCTGGGGCAAACTCAGTTTACCCTCATCGTTCCTCTTTCTCCCGATTTATCGCCAACAGCGTGAGATCAACAGACCTTCCATCACGATCAGGTTACAAGTCTACCAACTACGAGAGAGGTAGTCAGTCCGCCCGGCCACCCGGTacgcctctctctctctctctaccCTAGAACTTAGCACTGCGCAAGGCAGAGTGCGAGGGAGAGACACGGACGGCGTGCGAATATGCAGGCTTCAGCTGTTTCCGTCCCACAGCGTGGGTGTCCCGGACACGGATAAGGCGTACGGAGTTGGAGTACGGCGACCAGGACGCCAGAACAGGAACCACCACgaccaacaccaccaccacctcggCCAGCTCTCGTCAAGTCACAGAGAGCCAAGAGATAGACGGCTCACGCGATGGCCATCTACTCGGGCAATCTGCGGGGACACCCTCAAGCCACGATTCATACCCTCGCGCCAATCACCGCCAATGGCTCGTGCCCAGATAGGCTGTTCGCTCGCTGAATCGATCCCAAGTATCCGTACTGCATTTGTTGCTGCTGATGGGCAGCGTGATTTTGCCTTTACTAAGGTACTAGCAGGCTGGCAGTATTACTGGGAGAGCCTAGCGGGATCCCTCGAGTCGTCGACCCTGCAAGGGAACAGCCAGTCTTCACGAGGCACTGATAGAGCTATCGGCGTGGCCGTCTCTGCCCAGTCTCGATGATGTTAACCTAGGTACTGCAACTGCATGGAAGAATAGACCGTTCGTCGCATCACGTCTGTTCACTGACTGGCTCTCTGACAGCTCAACACCAAGTGGTGGCTGCGTCTGCCAAAAGCTTAGAAAGCGCGCCACTGCGCCATCTGCGCCATCGTGCCCGTGTCCAAGAACCGCCAGCGCCTTGTCCATCTCTTGAATCTCTTGTTGCTTCTTGGAGTCTCAACCTCCCGCAGACGACCCGTTGCTCGGCAGAGGGGATGTGGATAGAGCCGCCGTTGAAGGAAGTCTGCCCCATGATTCCTATTCTCTACCCTTCACCATGTGCCCCTCCACGAGTCCACAGGAACAAATGCCCAGGCCAGAACAGAGTAAACGAATACGTACATGTTATGTGAACCTTTTAGGTGTTCAGCTTCACCAGCGGGTCGCCAAATAAGTCTAATCGCGACGCTGACAATAACGCTTATTGATCATATCGTCCGCGTGGGCATTCCATCTTACGTTCTAGAAACGCGCTGCATCTTCCCACCCATCCCCTCTCACCAAGGGCCCCAACCACCATCTTCCCTGCCACTCTCCCCCCTCCATCGCTTCTCCAGCTGCTGCCTCGTCCACTCAGAGCCTGGATCAATCTCCCCGCCAAGACGTTTATCTCTGGCCCAAATAAGCAGGTCCTTATCTCCTCCACATGGCCCCTGTACTCCTCTTCCCTGCCTCGGAGTGGGAACTTGGGAAAGTTGAGCATGGGTTTGCCCGAGCTTATCCTCGCCCTTGGCCGACTTTGGCTTAGACTACCGATGGGCGACCTCGGATGGCTTGGGACGGTTCGGCCACTTTGCCTCGTCCTGTCAAAGCCTGCCAAAGTCAATGGCTGGAAATGTCTTGTCCTGGACAAGTCGTAAAGTTGGCTCACGTTCCCGTCTGGCAGTCAGCATTACCTATCCGTACTGCCACTCTGCCATAGAGGCATACCTAGACAGAAAAGTCTTGCTAGCATGTTTTGTTTCTTGGGAGCCGGGACTGAATGACCACGGCTGCATTAGCCCCGCGAGACCCCGTCGCTTTTGCTCGGGCACCTGGCCGCATGCAAGTCCCCTGCCCACCCATTGAGTGCGTCGTACGAATGGCAGAGCGTCCTGTCCTGCGGGAACTATTCCCAAAGAGTCGGCAGCGTCTCTCCCACATCCCAGCCCAAAGGTCCATTCTGCATTTCTCGGGACTCTCTGCGCAGTAATTACATGCTAGCTGGGGCGTCTGGGCTGACTGGGAAAGGTCAGCACTTCTCAACTGCATGCGTGATGCGAAAATGAGACTCCAGTCCGCTCTTCACCTCAACGTGAACTGACGATGCGCTGGAATGGCGGCGCCAGGGCAGATTTGATGTCTGATTGTCGTCACGCAAACGTGGGACACTCGGCCGGATCGCATACCGAAGGGGATCATCGTGCTGCTTCCCTCTGATTGACGAAAACAAGCCCAACAGCGCCAGATGCGCCGTTAACTCAGACACCCACTCGCAAAGTGCACAGCCATCCTGGGGGAAGACCCTTTAGCCTGTGGTGCTTGGCGATCAGCGCGTCGTCTTTGACAAGTTTGGGGTAGGTATTCCCAGCTTGCCAGTCAAGAGACAGTCAATAGACAGTCACACAGTCAGACATCAGACTGTCAGACGTGATCCATCCCGTTGTCCCCCAAGGTCCCCAATCCTCCGCAGTGCAGGAATACCGTACATGAGTCCCCAAGTCCCGGTCCCGGTCCCACGCGTTGGTCGAAGATGCAAGCAGCCGACTCGAGGCCGGCTCGCCGTCATCTAAAAGGACCCAGCTCTTAATTCCCGACGTCTGTCCTGGCGCTGCAAGATCTGGAATAGCGGGCGGGACAGAGCAGGGATACTGCCGGGGGCAAAGGTAGGGTCAATGTGATGTGTCAAGTAGTGGTTGATTCTTCTAGCTAGGTAATGTGGGCAGAAGCCCCTATGTACAGTTGTGGCTGGTCGCCACCAGTTGTGGCACACAGCCTGTGGCTGTGTAGTGTGGCAGATACTGACTTTGGTACCGTCGGTGAGCAAGTTGAACGGCTATTGAAAGGCTGAAGTCCAAAGATGTCTCCTCTCCACGGAGCAACTTGTGACGAATTCCCTTCCGTCACCGCGAAACGGGTCTTCCATCTAGGTACCGTCCAAACAGACTGTGCGAGTCGGTACTATGGTCCCCCGGAACGATGTGCGGGCGTCTGATATTGgtttctcttcttctccccCCTCCCATTCCCGAGAAAATCGAAACGGCCTCCGCTCCGGCGCTTCCCACTGTTCTCAGAAGTACGAAAAGTAATCAAAATCGCGCCATTCCCAACGCGCCCCTAACCCGAATATTGTGCCGGATCAGCTTTGCCAAGAGGCCCTAGATGCGGTATTTTACCCATCACTGCTCCGGCGACTCGCATGCGCGCCTGGATTTGATATCTTCTCGGCCTTGGCCCGGCTAGGCGCCTCGGACAGTCTCCTAGGCCTGCTAGGCAAACCAGTCTGCCGGTGGCTTGCTCTAGTGCTTTGTGTGCCGAAATCTGCAAAACACACGCTTGAGGCTGCACTAAGAGACCGACTGAGAATTCGCAACGGCGAGAAGACCGTGGAGTTGTTGAGACCTCACAACTCCTTTATCGAACGACGTAACTTTTGTGGTCAGTTTTTTCCGCTTTCAAATAACCGTGATAGACAATGCTGGCATAAGTTAGGTAGCCGAAGACGCGAGGTAGCTGTTGCATCGCAGTTGAATCGATCGTCGATGCAGCCTCTGCAGCCTGAAATAATTGCGAGTTCTCGGGATGCTACCCTGCCTTTCCCCTTGCTCACCCATCGACGGCTACTCACGGCCAACACCTCAAAGTTTTTGTGCGTGCCTGAAGGTACTAGGTATCCCCCTTCACTGGCGTCTTCTACGCATTTTCTAGCGTTTCCATGGCCGCCATCGCCGAGAGAGTAGTTGCTCGTCCCTGGCGCCCCTCGCAAAGTTTTGAAAGTGTGGGAAATAACCCTTCAAAATCTCTGTGTGTGCAGTGGGTCACTTTTCCCCAGCTCTTCCACATGATGTCTCACGAATCAGTGATGCTTCAAATTGACCAGACCCCAGATGAGACTAACTAGGGCAGTAAGTGCAATATGGAAATTCCCATGTGCATTCGGTAATTCCAGGCCTTCTCCAGGTATTCAGCAGCTCTTGGAAAAGCTTGGGACGAACGCACAGTTGGGGAAAAGGAAGCGATGGGGTAATGGATTGGTACTATGGAGTAAATTTCTCGTAAGAGGTTGGCATTCTAGCGGAACCTCTGTTGACGCCATTCTTCTCTCCCGCAAACACTCAGGCCGCCCAACGATCAGACTTATTGTGCCATCTGTCAAAGAGAGATTCTATTACGTGAAATGGCGGGGAGATTCGTGAATCCGTCTCTTGGCTGTCTTGATTAACCTGGGGTATGGGGTAAGGTAGCGAGGGAGGGGTTCAATGGATGAACCGGAGGCCAAGGCTATTATGGTTCTCTCTTGATTCCGGAGCAGTGAGGAGACAATTTTGACAGATACTGCGCAGAGCGTTCTGGTGTCACAGTCCTCGCTGATTGAGACACGGGAACTCTTGTTTTCCGTAGGGAAACGGATGGTCTCTAATCCCTAGAGTAGAGTACAAGATACAGCGGTCAAGAGATCAGCctcggccgccgccgccttaTCGGGAGGGAGGCTGAAAACGCCAGCTGAAGTCAGCCTAGATGAATGTCTTGACTGCGACGCCCAACGGGACACGTTGCGAAATACAAGGTTTGTTAACGGCATGCAGGACGGGTACGGCTCTCTCATGAGCGTCATTGCTCTTACGGTCAGTTCCGTTGCCGGTCAGCTGAGGAAAGTTAGTTGCTCATGCCGAAGGGGACATGTCGGCTCTCTCAGAGCACTGCGGTTAGCATTCAGGTGGTCCGGCGGCTCCCGCAGACCCCCGACAAGTGGGTGGCCTGAGTTCAATTGCGATGCGATCGACTCAGCCTCAGTAGCGTAGCATGCCCAGACTAGATCCGCAGACTGTTGAAGTACGAGCGGTCATGTTTGCATGCTGCACTCGTCTGGCACGTGAAGAAAGAACGGATGGCTTCGCATCTGGCAGGGAGTATCATGTCACGGCAGATAATCTTCCTACCGCTATTGTTACATATGATACAATGTAATATGATTCTATTGTCGTGGCCTAAGCCTTAGCCTCTATCCCGAAGCTAGCCAGTGTACAACATGCCAGCGACGCTCGCCGACGTGAGGGTTGAAAGTACGCCGGCGAATAGGGCAGACAAGGCGACTCGTGACACATCTCCGGCGCGTCCGGGAGCAATCTGTGAAAGAACACCGATCTGAGTTCCCAGTGAACCAATGTTGCCAAAGCCCTGCGATTTCTGATCAGTCTTCTACTCTACGTAGGGTTGCGACTCTGTCAAAAGTTAACTTACGCAGCAGGCATAGGTTGCAATGAGCTTGGATCGAGGTGACATGGAGATGTAAGGTTCGACCTTGCTTGACAGAGAGTTGAAAGCAACGTATTCGTTGGTGATGATCTTGATTCCAATGAGCTCTCCCACTGTGAGTAGGTCCTTCTTGGGCACACCCAGACACCAAGCGACGGGGTAAAAGACGTAGCCCAGGACAAGCTGAAGGGTCAATGGGGGATCGTCGATGCCCAAGAACTTGCCAAACCAGCCGAGGATGCCGTTGATGAGGGCGACGAAGGAGATGATGCAGAGGAGAGTGGCGACGATCATGCCGGCCACCTTGA
Proteins encoded in this region:
- a CDS encoding amino acid permease, translating into MAFPSPPHIQLILLQTCPPPPIHLTALMMLAKAERRWTRNFPVPNHSQQILQTTTQLPMLPLSLLPVRKTSEPLPRPPSIHRISLSLSYYVLSFPGPFVPRPLLDQCGTVHYCWALTERLDWLNGENGGAPAKNRERGAAPSVSDYHSATPTGILDGCILAHDASAPVLQAPSRPPSKLGQVQPTNLRATWDVCVSDSYDSACLASPAGMAPPGVSQNGMRAATYGRIPFPHMRQPLYRASSSHLSIPQPSVFAQIQNDGLVKRASSSEGAHGGHDIEKTGYQTQTYDDNLKENVHIRGLETSEDTKLHRGLKARHITMIAIGGAIGTGLIVGTGKALAQAGPGSVFISYTLVGFIVFLVMAGLGEMAAWLPISSGFTGYASRFCDPSLGFALGWTYWFKYIIVTPNQLTAAALVIQFWVDREKVNPGVFIAIFLVAIVCINYFGIRFFGEFEFWLSSFKVVTIVGIIIFSLVLALGGGPDHDRKGFRYWKNPGAFREYIDTGDAGRFYGFWSCMVNATFAYLGTELVGVTVAEAQNPRKTIPRAIKLTFYRILFFYCFSVLLIGMLVPYNSPDLAFANKAQTGASASPFVVAATLAGVKVIPHIINACICIFVFSASNSDLYIASRTLYGLASDGSAPAIFKRTDKRGVPIYALGFSAMFALLAFMNVSNDSKAVFGYFVNLTTIFGLLTWISILVTHIWWCKARKAQNIPDEILPYVAPVGIWGSYGALFLCIIIALTKNYDVFTGGDFGKEKYKTFITGYLGIPLYLILIFGHKFYYKTRGVKPHEADFYTGKDIIDREEEEFLARKAAEKEANGGKGGKGGWFYKTFLSWLF